DNA from Castellaniella sp. MT123:
GGTGGGCCCCAACGGGGCGGGCAAGTCGACCTTGATCAAGGCACTGACGGGGCGCCTGAGTCCCGCTCGCGGGCACATCCGGATCGACCCGGCGCTGGCGCGCAGCCTGGCCTGTCTGCCGCAGTCCGCCGAACTCGACCTCGATTTTCCGATCAGCACCTTCGACCTGGTGGCCCTGGGGGCCTGGCACCGGATGGGCGCCTGGCGTGGGCTGGACACGGAGGGGCGCGACCGGGTCGAGGCGGTCCTGCAGGCCGTGGGCCTGGCGGGGTTCGGCCATCAGTCGGTCAATACGCTCTCGGGCGGCCAATTGCAGCGGGCGCTGTTTGCCAGGCTGATGCTGCGGGATGCCCGGGTGATCTTGCTGGACGAGCCGTTCGCGGCGGTGGACCGGGCGACAACCGAGGATCTGCTGGCGCTGCTGCATCAGTGGCACGAGGAAGGGCGCACCGTGATCGCCGTGCTGCACGATCTGGACATGGTGCGGGCCCATTTTCCGCAGGCGCTGCTGCTGGCGGGGCAGGTCGTGGACTGGGGGCCCACTGACCGGGTGCTCAGTCATGCCAATCTGCATCTGGCCCGTCATTTGTGCGCCGGGGGGCTGTCGTGATCCATCTGTGGGATGTGCTGGTGCAGCCGTTCATCGAGTTCGGTTTCATGCGCCGCGCCCTGGCGGGATCCTGGGCGCTGGCTTTCGCGGCGGGGCCGCTGGGCGTGTTTCTGGTGCTGCGGCGCCTGAGTCTGATGGGCGATGCCATGGCGCATGCCATCCTGCCCGGGGTGGCGGTCGGGTTCCTGACGGCCGGGCTGTCCATGACAGCCATGACGGTGGGCGGGCTGGTGACCGGAGTCGTCGTGGCCTTGCTGGCAGGGATGGTCGCGCGCCTGACTCCCCTGCGTGAAGACGCCAGTTTTGCCGCGTTCTATCTGGTTTCCCTGGGGCTGGGCGTGCTGCTGGTTTCCCTGAAGGGCACCAATCTGGATCTGATCCATGTGCTGTTTGGCACGGTGCTGGGCCTGAGCGAAGCGGCGCTGCTGCTGGTGGCGGCGGTCGCAAGCATCACGTTGCTGGCGCTGGCCGGGATGTTCCGGGTGCTGGTCACCGAGTGCCTGGATCCTCTGTTCCTGAGAACCGAGGGGCGCGCGGGGGCCTGGGCTCACATGGGGTTCCTGCTGCTGCTGGTCCTGAATCTGGTGGCGGGCTTCCAGGTGCTGGGCACACTGATGGTGGTGGGGATCATGATGCTGCCCGCCACGGCGGCGCGGTTCTGGGTGCGTTCGGTGGGCGCCCAGATGGTGTTGGCCGCCGTGCTGGGGGCATGCGCCTCTTACGCCGGCCTGTTGGTGTCCTATTACGCGGATGTGGCGGCGTCGCCCGCCATCATCCTGGCCGCGGGGGTGGCGCATTTCCTGTCGGTCGGTTTCGGGCCTTATGGCGGGCTGTTGCAAACGGCGCGTCAGGCGCGGGCGCGGCGCGCCCGCTTGTTGCAATCCATAGAGGAATGAAGCATGTCGGATGGTTTTCGGGTTAGGCGGGCGGGTCTGTGGGCGGGTATCGGTCTGTGCCTGTGGCTGGCGCTGCAGTCGGCGGCTTTCGCCCAGGCGGCAGCCAGTGGCGCGGTGCCGGCGGCGGGTCGCGAAGACCGGTTGCGCGTGGTGGCCTCGTTCTCCATCCTGGGGGACATGACGCGCGAGGTCGGCGGCGACGACATCCACCTGGATGTCCTGATCGGGCCGATGCGTGAGGCGCATACGTTCGAGCCCAGTCCGCGCGATGCGCGCGCCCTGGGCGCGGCTCAGGTGCTGGTGCTCAATGGCCTTGGGCTGGAAGCCTGGATGCCGCGTTTGCTGGAAGCCTCCGACTTCAAGGGGCGGGAAATCGTGGCATCCCATGGGGTGAAGACCAGGCTGGTCGGGGCGGGTGAAAGCGAGGATGCCGCGCCAGGCACGGTCGATCCGCATGCCTGGCAGGACCTGGCCAATGGCGTGCAGTATGTGCGGAACATCGCCCAGGGCCTGGCGCAGGCCGATCCCACCCATGAGTCGGCCTATCTGGCCCGGGCCGATGCCTATGTCCAGAAGCTGCGTCAGGCCGATGCGCAATGGCGTCAGCAGCTGGCCGCGATCCCCGAGGATCGGCGCGCGCTGGCGACGTCCCATGACGCGTTCGGGTACCTCGGCGCCGCCTATGGCATCCGTATCCTGTCGCTGGTGGGCTTGTCCAGCGAGGCGGAACCATCCGCTCGCGCCATGGCCGACTTGCTCAAGCGGATTCGCGCCGATCACGTTCGGGCGCTATTTTTGGAACAGGGAGGCAATTCCCGGGCGCTGGAGCAGCTTGCCCAGGAAGCCGGCGTGACGATGGGTGGAACGCTGTATGCCGATACGCTGGATCGGCCGGGGCACGAGGCTTCGACTTATCTGGGGATGTTCCGCTGGAACACGCAGCAGTTGATGAAGGCCTTCACGGCATCCGGACATTAATCTTTCGACTTCCGCCTTGCCCGCGGGTGCGCCTGGTCGTAGCTGGCCGCCAGGTGCTGGAAATCCAGCCGCGTATAGATCTGGGTGGTGGCGATGTTGGCATGCCCCAGCAGTTCCTGCACGGCGCGCAGGTCCTGCGACGATTGCAGCAGGTGACTGGCAAAGCTGTGCCGCAGGCTGTGCGGATGCACGTGCAGTTGCAGGCCGACGCGCTGCGCCAGGGCCTGCAACTGCAGCTGCACCACGCGCGGGCTGACGCGCCGGCCCCGAGCACCCAGGAACAGGGCGGCGCGGGTGTCGGGGTCTGGCTCGGGGGGCAGCAGCTGGCTGCGCACGGCCAGCCAGTCCCGGATGGCCTGCGCCGCATGACGCCCCAGCGGGACGGCCCGGGTCTTGCGTCCCTTGCCCTGGACGATGGCTTCCTGTTCGTCCAGCTGGATCCAGCTGTGCGAGGCGTAGCCGGATTCGCGCAGGGGCTGCCAGTCCAGGCCGACCAGTTCGGATAGCCGCAGTCCGCCGGAATACAGAATCTCGAACATGGCCATGTCGCGCTTTTCGATGGGGCTATCGGCAGGCGGCAATTGCGAGCGGTCCAGCAGTGCCTGGGCTTGATCGACGGATAGCGCTTTGGGCAGGCTGCGCGGGATGCGCGGGGCGCGCACCCCATGGGCCGGATTGCAGGTCAGGCCCGCGGCGGGGGCCCGCCATTCGAAATAGGCACGCCAGGCGGAGAGGGTTCGGGCCAGGCTGCGGGGCTGATGACCCTGCGCATGCAGGCGCCCCAGCGCCTGGCGGATGTGCGCTTCACTTATCGCGTCCAGATCCTGGTCGGGAAAGCATTGCCGCAGGGCGCTCAGGTCACGCCGGTAGGCCGCGATCGTGTGCGGCGAGTAGCGCTGCTGGGCGCCAAGCTCGTCGAGCCAGGATTCGATCCGCTGCGCGTCTTCTGTTGACATGGCGATGGATTCCATCCGGTCGATTGGCGATCAGGCCCCGGGCTTGCGTGGATCCGGAACGGGCCGCCAGGGCGCCGTCAGGCGGCTTCCGGGGCCGGCGCCGCCAGCCGGCCCAGCGCTGCGCCGGCCAGGGATGCGATCAGTTCCAGGAATGCCGTGCCTATGTCGGGGGTGAAGCGTTTGGGATCGTCGGCCCCCAGCACCAGCAGGCCGATGGGGTCCTTTCCGGTGAGGGTGCGCAGCGGCAGGATGGCAAGCGATGTGGGCTCGGAAGCCAGCCAGGCGGCGGCTTCCTGACCCTTCAGCGGACCGCAGTAGGGGCGGGGAAGTTCAGCGGTGTAGCGGCGGATTTCGGGGGTGACGTCCTGCGCGAATTCGCTGTCCCGCAGGGCGGGCAGATCCCAGATCCGCAGGGCGATGGCGTTCAGGTCGAACTGATCGGCCAGGCTGCGGATGATGTGGGCCGGGATTTGCAGCGCGTCCGGTTCGGACAGCATCCGGGCGCACCATTGCATCAGTGCGTGGTTGATGCGTTCGTTGCCGCCGGCATTTTGCAGCAGCTGCATCAGGCGCTGTTCGTGTTCTTTGACCCGGCCGCGCAGCGTCATGACCTGACGTTCGCCCAACGAAATCGCGCGGGCCTGGTGCGGGTGCGGCACGCTGAGCGTCGAGAAGACGTCGGCGTGGTCCTCGAAGAACCGGGGGTTCTGGCTCAGGTAATCCGCCACTTCCTGGGCGGTCAGGGCTTCCTGTGTCATGTCGGCGTTCCGTCAGCGGGAGGCGACCAGGGCATCGATATCGACCTGGCCTTGAAAAACCGTGGTGGCCGTGCCCTGCATCCGCAGGGTCTGGCCGTTCCATTCGATCTGCAGCGTACCACCGTGGGTATCGACGCGCACAGGGCTGTCCAGCAGACCCCGCCGGATCCCGGCGACGGCGGCCGCGCAGGCGCCCGTCCCGCAGGCCAGGGTTTCGCCCGCGCCGCGTTCGTAGACCCGCAGGCGGATGTGGTGCCGGTCCACGACCTGCATGAACCCGGCATTGACGCGCTGCGCAAAGCGCCGATGGCTTTCGATGGCCGGGCCGATGCGGCCGACGGGATAGACTTCCGTATCGTCCACCAGCACGACGGCATGAGGGTTCGAGATGGCCACCAGGGAACACCAGATCTCGGATGCCTCGCCGGGCAGGTCCAGGCCGTATAGCGTGTCGCCGCCGTCGGGCCGGGTCGCCAGACCGGTGGCGTCGAAGGCCAGGCGGTCGGGCGTGAACCAGGTGTGCCCCATGTCCACCGTGACCAGGCCGTCGTCGGATTCGTGCAATACGATGAGCCCTGTGGCGATCTCGGCGCGCAGCGGGTTGCGCTTCGACAGTCCCTGTTCATGGACGAAACGCACGAAGCAGCGTGCGCCGTTGCCGCAGTGTTCGACTTCGCTGCCATCGGCGTTGAAGATCCGGTAGCGGAAATCCGCTTCGGGGTCCAGGGGATCTTCGACCAGCAGCACCTGGTCGGCGCCGATGCCGAAATGACGGTCGGCCAGGGCGCGGGCGCGTTCGGGGGTCAGCTGGATGGACTGGCGTACGCCGTCCAGGACGACGAAGTCGTTGCCGGCGCCATGCATTTTGGTGAAGTTCCAGATCATCGAGGCATTATCCCGCAAAAGTCTCAGTAAAAGCCGGCTTCGCCTTCGGGGCGCGTCTTGAAGCGCCGGTGGACCCAATAATATTGGGCGGGGTCGGGGCGGACATTGTCTTCGATGAACGCGTTCAGACGGGCGGTGGCGGCTTCGGGGGTGTCGTTCCCCGGGAAATGATCGACGGGCGGATGCACGGTGACCTGGTAGCGGCCGGTATCGGGATCCAGGCGGCTGATGATCGGCACCACGACGGCATCCTGCGATGACGCGATCTGGGCGGCCGACAGCAGGGTGGCGGCCGGCACGCCGAAAAACGGGATGAAGGCGCTGCCGTGCCGGCCGAAGTCCATGTCGGGCAGGTAATACACCGGAATGCTGCGACGCAGCAAACGGATCATGCCGCGCACGCCGTCGTGGCGGCTGATCAGGTGCACCTGATTGAAGCGCCCGCGCCCCAGGCGGACGATCTCGTCGACATCGGCGTCGCTTTGCCGGGTATAGATCGTCGCGGATTCCTTCAGGAACAGGGTCAGGCGGGTGGCTGCGGCATCCAGACCGATGAAGTGCGGCGCGAACAACAGGATGCGCCGCCCCTGGTCCAGCAGGGCCTGCAGATGATGTTCGCCTTGCAGCTCGATGGTATCCAGGATGCGCTGCCGGTCGCCGAACCAGCACAGGCCGCGATCGATGAAGGACTGGGCCAGCAGATGGAAGTGCCGGCGCGCCATGGCGTCCCGTTCGACCTGATTCAGGTCCGGGAAGCAGTGCGCCAGATTCACCCGGACGACGTGGGCGCGGGACTTCAGCAGGCGCGGCACCAGCCAGCCCAGCGCGCGCCCCCAGCGCAGACGGGTGCGGGTGGGGCAGCGGCCGAAATAGCCCAGCACGGCCCGCAGCAAGGGTTTTTTATCGAAAGCCATGAGCCTC
Protein-coding regions in this window:
- a CDS encoding ABC transporter ATP-binding protein gives rise to the protein MSQSVAATCSVHGISADGLPQAAQAARDADLAVMPAIELQQVWLGWRDRIAVRDACGTFASGTLTALVGPNGAGKSTLIKALTGRLSPARGHIRIDPALARSLACLPQSAELDLDFPISTFDLVALGAWHRMGAWRGLDTEGRDRVEAVLQAVGLAGFGHQSVNTLSGGQLQRALFARLMLRDARVILLDEPFAAVDRATTEDLLALLHQWHEEGRTVIAVLHDLDMVRAHFPQALLLAGQVVDWGPTDRVLSHANLHLARHLCAGGLS
- a CDS encoding metal ABC transporter permease, which gives rise to MRRALAGSWALAFAAGPLGVFLVLRRLSLMGDAMAHAILPGVAVGFLTAGLSMTAMTVGGLVTGVVVALLAGMVARLTPLREDASFAAFYLVSLGLGVLLVSLKGTNLDLIHVLFGTVLGLSEAALLLVAAVASITLLALAGMFRVLVTECLDPLFLRTEGRAGAWAHMGFLLLLVLNLVAGFQVLGTLMVVGIMMLPATAARFWVRSVGAQMVLAAVLGACASYAGLLVSYYADVAASPAIILAAGVAHFLSVGFGPYGGLLQTARQARARRARLLQSIEE
- a CDS encoding zinc ABC transporter substrate-binding protein — protein: MSDGFRVRRAGLWAGIGLCLWLALQSAAFAQAAASGAVPAAGREDRLRVVASFSILGDMTREVGGDDIHLDVLIGPMREAHTFEPSPRDARALGAAQVLVLNGLGLEAWMPRLLEASDFKGREIVASHGVKTRLVGAGESEDAAPGTVDPHAWQDLANGVQYVRNIAQGLAQADPTHESAYLARADAYVQKLRQADAQWRQQLAAIPEDRRALATSHDAFGYLGAAYGIRILSLVGLSSEAEPSARAMADLLKRIRADHVRALFLEQGGNSRALEQLAQEAGVTMGGTLYADTLDRPGHEASTYLGMFRWNTQQLMKAFTASGH
- the xerC gene encoding tyrosine recombinase XerC → MSTEDAQRIESWLDELGAQQRYSPHTIAAYRRDLSALRQCFPDQDLDAISEAHIRQALGRLHAQGHQPRSLARTLSAWRAYFEWRAPAAGLTCNPAHGVRAPRIPRSLPKALSVDQAQALLDRSQLPPADSPIEKRDMAMFEILYSGGLRLSELVGLDWQPLRESGYASHSWIQLDEQEAIVQGKGRKTRAVPLGRHAAQAIRDWLAVRSQLLPPEPDPDTRAALFLGARGRRVSPRVVQLQLQALAQRVGLQLHVHPHSLRHSFASHLLQSSQDLRAVQELLGHANIATTQIYTRLDFQHLAASYDQAHPRARRKSKD
- a CDS encoding DUF484 family protein, with product MTQEALTAQEVADYLSQNPRFFEDHADVFSTLSVPHPHQARAISLGERQVMTLRGRVKEHEQRLMQLLQNAGGNERINHALMQWCARMLSEPDALQIPAHIIRSLADQFDLNAIALRIWDLPALRDSEFAQDVTPEIRRYTAELPRPYCGPLKGQEAAAWLASEPTSLAILPLRTLTGKDPIGLLVLGADDPKRFTPDIGTAFLELIASLAGAALGRLAAPAPEAA
- the dapF gene encoding diaminopimelate epimerase; this translates as MRDNASMIWNFTKMHGAGNDFVVLDGVRQSIQLTPERARALADRHFGIGADQVLLVEDPLDPEADFRYRIFNADGSEVEHCGNGARCFVRFVHEQGLSKRNPLRAEIATGLIVLHESDDGLVTVDMGHTWFTPDRLAFDATGLATRPDGGDTLYGLDLPGEASEIWCSLVAISNPHAVVLVDDTEVYPVGRIGPAIESHRRFAQRVNAGFMQVVDRHHIRLRVYERGAGETLACGTGACAAAVAGIRRGLLDSPVRVDTHGGTLQIEWNGQTLRMQGTATTVFQGQVDIDALVASR
- a CDS encoding lysophospholipid acyltransferase family protein, with product MAFDKKPLLRAVLGYFGRCPTRTRLRWGRALGWLVPRLLKSRAHVVRVNLAHCFPDLNQVERDAMARRHFHLLAQSFIDRGLCWFGDRQRILDTIELQGEHHLQALLDQGRRILLFAPHFIGLDAAATRLTLFLKESATIYTRQSDADVDEIVRLGRGRFNQVHLISRHDGVRGMIRLLRRSIPVYYLPDMDFGRHGSAFIPFFGVPAATLLSAAQIASSQDAVVVPIISRLDPDTGRYQVTVHPPVDHFPGNDTPEAATARLNAFIEDNVRPDPAQYYWVHRRFKTRPEGEAGFY